The Herbaspirillum sp. DW155 genomic interval AGTTCCCGCTGCGCCCGATTTCGGTAAGATCTGCAAGAAACTTCACCTGACGGCTCCCATGCTCCGCTCCCTAGACCGCGAACGGCAAATCATCTATTGCGACCGCGCCATCGAAGTGCGTCCGCTGGGCCTGCGCGAGGCCCCGGCGCTGTATGACGCCGTACACCAGTCGCGCGTGGCCATCAGCCAGTGGGAAGCCTGGTGTACCCCCGATTACGGCCTGCTGGACGCCAAGCTCTTCTTGCAGCGTTCCATCGAGCAATGGCATGTCCACGCGGCCTACGACTTCAACATCATCGATCGCAGCAACGGCCTGGTGATTGGCTCGGTGGCCGTCAACCAGGTCAGCCAGCTGAACCAGATGGCCAATCTCGGCTACTGGGTACGCGAAGGTTACACGGGGCGCGGCATCGCCGCCCTTGCCGCGCGGGCGGCGGCGGTCTTCGCCTTTTCAAAAACGGGACTGACGCGCCTGGAAATCGTCGCCCAAGCCGGCAACCTGCGCAGCCAGCGGGTCGCTGAGAAGGCCGGGGCGACGCTGGAATGCCTGGCCCGCAATCGCCTGGTCTTTCATGGCGAACCGCGCGATGCCAAGGTTTTTTCACTGGTGCCGACCGATCTGGGGCTTCCTGTCCCGGTGCGTACCTGAGCTGTCGCGGCGCCTGACAACTATGCTGTGGAGTAAGTTTTCGTCGCTTTTTTGTCGCGTCACGTGAAGGAAGATACGTTTCGAAACACTTTTTTTTCGTTTTTTTTGTTCAGTAAAAGTGCACAATCCGGCACATTCTGACAGCGCTGTCAGCCTTGATGGATGCGGGTTTGCGCCGTTTTTTGCGGAGCCGCACGGAATTGTTTCAGCCAGGGAATTTCAATTTGGCTGACAAAATACTGACTTTTCGCGTATTCCAAATCGCCGCTCGGACGTTACATAGCTAAAGTGCTGTCAAGAAAAGCAGCGCTTGTGTATCTGGAGCAGTCTCCCGGAATCAAGGCAGCAGGCAACATCTTCCGGGGCGCTGCGTGTTCTTCCGAACAACAACTCAGGAAGGAAGAACGTTGAGCGTCAGCGACGTAAGAGGAAATATGATGCAAGCCATACAACGCAACAAGACCACCAATAACAACCACGCCGGCCGCGCCGCCCAGCAATACGTCATGGGCGGGGAAGCGCGCACTTCCCGCCTGGCCAAGCGCCTCAAGGGCGCGGACGCCGCGCATCAGGACGACGACTGCGGCGCGCGTTACGACAAGATTTCCAAGCAGATGGATGACGCCCTGGAAGGCGGTTCGCCGCAGCGTTTCAAGCGTCCCAAGATGGAAAGCGACATCATCGCGCGTTGATGCAGGGTGGATTCAGGCGGCGTCCGGCCTGAATCCCTTCCAATTCTCGTGCGATAAAAAAACAGCCGGAGGCATGTCTGCTCCGGCTGTCGTTTTCTCCGCTTCACTTTCAGGTGAGGTTTGGTGAATCTCCCGCCCCAGCTTGCGAGCGGGGGCGGCTGTCTTACAGGCTTTCTTCGCGCGGATCCCGCGCCAGCAGCCGGGCCACCATTTCTTGCACCGATACGCCATCAAACAAGGCCGCCGCCACCGCATCGGTGATCGGCATCTCGATGCCTTTTTCGCGCGCCAGCTCACGTACCGCCTGTGCGCAGCGCACACCCTCGGCCACGTGACCGAGTTCGGCGACGATATCCGTCAGCTTCTTGTTCTGAGCCAGTCCCAGGCCGACGCGCCGGTTGCGCGAAAGGTCGCCGGTGCAGGTCAGGATGAGGTCGCCCACGCCTGAGAGTCCCATGAAGGTTTCTGCACGTCCGCCCAGCGCCACGCCCAATCGCGTGATCTCCGCCAGGCCGCGCGTGATCAATGCGGCGCGGGCGTTCAGGCCGAGTTGCAGACCATCGGCCACGCCGGTGGCGATGGCCAGGATGTTCTTGACGGCGCCGCCGATCTCCACGCCCACCAGGTCATCGCTGGAATAGATGCGGATGTTGTTGCCATGCACGGCGGCCACCACGCGCTCGCACAGCGCCGCATCGGCGCCGGCGATGGTCAGCGCGCAGGGCAGGCCGCGCGCCACTTCCTGGGCAAAGGAGGGGCCAGAGAGCACGCCTGCGGCCAGCTCTGAACCCAAGACCTCCTGCACCACCTGATGCGGCAGCAGCCTCGTGCCTTCTTCCAGACCCTTGCACAGCCATACCAGGTTGGGGATGGCACGGGCGCGCAGTTGTCCGGCCAGTTCGCGCAGGCCCGACACCGACGAGGCCGCGATCAGCAGCGCATCATCAGGATCGTCGCAGACATGCCGCACGGCGGCATCGAAGTCCGAACTCACCGTCAGTTCAGGCGGCAGCGGGAAGCCCGGCAGGTACAGGCTGTTTTCACGCTGCTGGCTGGCCGCCTGCATGGCCTGGGCATTGCGCCCCCACAGCACGACCTGGTGCTTGCGTGCCAGCGGAATGGCCAGCGCGGTACCCCATGCGCCGGCGCCCAGAATAGTGATCTTCATGGTCAGCCGTTCTTCGCTCAATCGCCCCAGACTTCACCAGCCTTCACGAAGCCGCTCTGGCCGTCGCGATGGCGCACCTTGACCCAGCCATTGCTGGGGCTCTCCAGCATCTCCAGCAGCACCGACTTGTCGGCGGTGAAGACCACCGGGCTGCCTTCATCGGCGGCACTGAAGATGCGCGCATTGGCCACCGATACCACCAGCATGCGCTTGGGCGTCAAGGCCTTGGAAGAGATCCAGGACAGCGTGCCGGCGGCATCCCTGACCTTGCTCCATTCGCCATAGGTCAGCACCACCTCGACCGGCATGCCGCGCGGCGCGACGTAGACGCGGCGGCCCTTTTCGGAAGGGGCGTCGTACATGATGGCGGGCGAGGCACCGACCGACTTGAAGTCCAGGGCCAGGGCATCCTTGGCCATGAAGGCGCCGAGCAGGGTGGCGCAAAGAATCAGGGGCAGGCGTTTCATCGTGAAGGTCTCCGCAGAAGGGAAAGCGCCGCAGCACAGGCTGCGGCGGCTCGTTGTCGTGCCGGGCTGCCGCAGGGGATGCGGCCGGCCCGGCAGGCGGACAGAGGGTGATGCAGGATCAGTTGACGGCGGTGGAGCCGTTGTTGACCAGGGTCGCGCCTTGTTGCTCGGCCAGGGCCTGCAGGCGCTGCTGGTAGAACACCTCGAAGTTGATCTCGGCCAGGTGCACCGGCGGGAAACCGGCGCGGGTGATGGCGTCGGCGATGTTGGCGCGCAGGTACGGGTAGATGATGTTGGGGCAGCCGATGCCCAAGAGCGGGTCCAGTTGCTCGGCCGGCACGTTGCGGATCTCGAAGATGCCGGCTTGCTTGCCCTCGACCAGGAAGGCCACCTTGTCCTTGACCTTGGCGGTCACGGTGATGGTCACGGTCGATTCGAACACGCCTTCAGCCAGCGCTTCGGCGCCGACGTCCACCGACACTTCGATCGAAGGGGCTTCCTGCTCCAGGAAGATGGCCGGGGAATTCGGCTGTTCCAGCGACAGATCCTTCAGGTAGACGCGCTGGATCTGGAAAACGGGTTGCTGTTGGGCTTCTTGGTTCTGTTCCGACATGGATCTCTTTCAGGTTCGGTGAATCGATAGGGGGAGTGTGCTGCCCTGGCTTCAGGCTTGCAGCAGCGGGTCCAGCTTGCCGGCGCGGTCCAGTGCGCTCAGGTCATCGAAGCCGCCGACATGGGTGTCGCCGACATAGATCTGGGGCACGGTGCGGCGGCCGGTCTTTTGCATCATCAGCTCACGCTGCTGAGGTTCGAGATCCACGCGGATCTTCTCGATCTGCGTGATTCCCTTGCTGGCCAGCAAACGCTCGGCCATCATGCAATACGGGCACACGGCGGTGCAGTACATGGTCACGGGGGCGCTCATTTGGCCTCCTTGGTGGTCAGCGGCAGGCCCTGGCCCTGCCAGGCGGCGATGCCGCCGTTCAGGCCGTATACTTCGGTGAAGCCGGCTTTCTTCAACGACGCCTCGGCACGGTTGGCCTGGGTGCCGGTCTGGCACACCACGATGACCGGGCGGGCCTTCAGCTTGTCCAGTTCGCCGATGCGCTGCGGCAACTCTTTCAGGGGAATGTTGCGGGCGTCGCGCAGGTGGCCGGCCGCGAATTGCTCGGTGTCACGCACGTCCAGCACCAGCACCTTGCCCTGGTTGAGCATCTGGGTGGCCTGCAAGAGGCTCAGCTTGTTGCCGCGCTGCTGCAGGTAGGGAACCAGCAGCGCACCGCCCGAGACCAAGGCCAGGGCGATCAGGAAAATATTGTCGATGATGAATTTCACGGCAGTCCAATGAGTTTACTGAATCCCGGCATTATAAAATAGAAGCATTCGCGGTTTGCATCCGGACCGAACAGACTAGTCTAAGGTGTGTGCCCGGTCTCGCGTAGTCGATCTTTGGGGCAGCCGCAGCGGTTTATCCATCATCAATACAAGTCCTGCTATGTACAAAATCGTATTCATGCGCCACGGCGAATCGACCTGGAACTTGGCCAACCGCTTCACCGGCTGGGTCGACGTCGACCTGACCGAAAAGGGCGTGGCCGAAGCCCGCCAGGCCGGCAAGCTGCTCAAGGAAGCCGGTTTCTCCTTCGACCTGGCCTATACCTCGGTGTTGAAGCGCGCCATCCGCACCCTCTGGACCACGCTGGATGAAATGGACCAGATGTACATCCCGATCAAGAACGACTGGCGCCTCAACGAACGCCACTACGGCGCCCTGCAAGGTCTGAACAAGGCCGAGACCGCCGCCCAGTACGGCGACGAGCAGGTGCTGGTCTGGCGCCGCAGCTACGACACCCCGCCCAATCCGCTGACTCCGGGCGAAGAGCGTGACTCCTTCGGTGATGCCCGCTACGCCGGTCTCTCGCGCGAACAGGTGCCGCTGACCGAATGCCTGAAGGACACCGTGGCCCGCGTCCTGCCGGCCTGGAATGACTCCATCGCCCCGGCCATCCGCGCCGGCAAGCAGATCATCATCTCGGCGCACGGCAACAGCCTGCGCGCCCTGATCAAGTACCTGGACGGCATCAGCGACAACGATATCGTCGGCCTGAACATCCCCAATGGCCAGCCGCTGGTCTATGAACTGGATGCCGATCTCAAGCCCATCAAGAGCTACTACCTGGGCGACCAGTCCGCCATCGAGGCAGCGCTCAAGGCCGTGGCCAATCAAGGGAAGTCGAAATAAAACTGCGTTGCTCCAGCAAGACGCCGGCCGCACAGGCGGCGTCTCTTTCCGCCAAGTGCATTGCACCGGCGCGTTCGGTCCTGTTGACAGGCGCGCCGCGGGCCGCTGTGCGCCTGTTCTCGGCGCTGGCGGCGGGGATGCTGCTGTGTGCAGCGTTGCAGGCCCAGCCGATCACCGAGCGCACCCGGCAGAAGCAGGCCGCCGAGAAGGAGCAGGCCGACCTGCAGCAGCGCCTGAGCGCGCTCAAGCGCGATATCGACCAGACCGAAACCGCCAAGGACAATGCGGCCGATGCCCTGGCCGCTTCCGAGCAGGCGATCTCCAAGGCCAATCGTTCATTGCGTGACCTGGCACAGGAACAGCAGGATACCGAGGCGCGCCTGGCGCAGCTGGTCAAGCAGTTGAATGAACTGACCGCCCTGGTCAACGCTCAGCAGGCGCAGCTTTCCAAGCTGCTGCGCGAGCAATACGTGGCCGGCAACGAAGATCGCATCAAGCTGCTGCTCTCAGGGGACAATCCCAACCGCATCAACCGCGAGCTGCAGTACATGGGCTATGTCTCGCAAGCCCAGGCCAAGCTCATTGAAACCTTGCGCGCCAACCAGCAGGCGATCCGTGCCAACAAGGCCGACACGCAGAATGCCAAGTTCGAACTGGAAGAAATCGCCCAGGAAGAACTGGAGCAAAAGAAGGTGCTGGAGCGCGAGAAGGGTCGCCGCCAGACCCTGCTCGCGCAGCTTTCCACCAAACTCAACGCCCAGCGCCAGGAAGTCGGCCGTCTGGAGCAGGACCAGCAGCGCCTGTCCAGCCTGGTGGACAAGCTGGCGCAGATCATCGAGCAGCAGAAAAAGGCCGAAGCCGAGGCCCGCGAGAAACGTCGCCAGGAACAATTGGCCAAAGCCAGGGCCGAACGCGAGAAGCGTCTGGCGGAGCAGCGCGCCCGCGCCGAGAAGCACGCCGCCGAAGCGGCCAAGGCCGCCAGGGAGGGCAAGCCGGCGCCCAGGATGCCCGATCCGGCTGACGCCATCGATGATGACGAACCGCCGCAAAGCGCCTCCCTGGGCCGCAACGACACCCTGCCCGAGCCGCAGTCGGACAACTTCGGCAAGCCCTTCGCCAGCCTGCGCGGACAGCTGCATCTGCCGGTCAGGGGTGACCTGAGCTCGAAATTCGGCAGCCGCCGGGGCGACGGGCCGACCAGCCGGGGCCTCTTCATCCGCGCCCCCGAGGGTGCGGAAGTGCGCGCGGTGGCGGCGGGACGGGTGGTCTTTGCGGACTGGCTGCGCGGGTTCGGCAATCTGATCATCGTCGACCACGGCAACCAGTACATGACGATCTACGGTAACAACCAGGCGGTATTGAAACGCGCCGGCGATCTGGTCAAGGCCGGCGAAACCATTGCCACTGCAGGCAACAGCGGCGGCAATGAGCAATCGGGTTTATACTTTGAAATGCGGTATCAAGGCCGCGCATTCGACCCACAGGGGTGGGTAACTTCTAGGTGACACATGGGCAGCAAACTCAAGAATATCAGTCTGATCGGTTTGGGCATGGTGGCAGGTGCCACTGCAATGATTCAGTTCGACGCCATCGCGCAAAAGAATGCAACGGCGTCGCTGCCCCTGGAGGAGCTGCGCCAGATGGCCGACGTGTTCGGTCTCATCAAGTCGGATTACGTGGAGCAGGTCGATGACAAGAAGCTGCTGACCGAGGCCATTTCCGGCATGGTCGCCTCGCTCGACCCGCACTCCGCCTATCTGGACAAGAAGGCCTACAAGGAACTGCGCGAAGGCACCATGGGCAAGTTCGTCGGCCTGGGCATCGAGGTCGGCATGGAAGATGGCTACGTCAAGGTCATCTCCCCCATCGAGGATTCGCCGGCCTTCCGCGCCGGGATCAAGGCCGGTGACCTGATCACCCGCCTGGACAGCACCCCCGTCAAGGGCCTGACCCTGGATGAAGCCGTCAAGAAGATGCGCGGCGAACCCAACACCAAGATCACCCTGACCATCGCCCGCAAGGAAGAAGACAAGCCCATCATCCTGACCATCACCCGTCAGGAGATCCGCGTGCAGAGCGTCAAGGCCAAGGTGGTCGAACCCGGCTACGCCTGGCTGCGCGTGACCCAGTTCCAGGAGCCGACGGTGGACGACATGTCCAAGAAGCTGGCCGCCATCTACGCCCAGGAACCCAACCTGAAGGGCATCGTGCTGGACCTGCGCAATGACCCGGGCGGCGTGCTGCCGGGCGCCATCGGCGTGGCCGCAGCCTTCCTGCCCAAGGATTCGGTGGTCGTGTCCACCAACGGCCAGCTCCCCAGCTCCAAGCAGACCTTCTACGCCAAGCGCGAGTACTACGCCTCCAACCCGTTGTCGGACCCGCTGTCGCGCCTGCCGGACGCCATCAAGAAGGTACCGATGGTGGTCCTGATCAACAGCGGCTCGGCCTCGGCTTCCGAAATCGTGGCCGGTGCCCTGCA includes:
- a CDS encoding GNAT family N-acetyltransferase, translating into MLRSLDRERQIIYCDRAIEVRPLGLREAPALYDAVHQSRVAISQWEAWCTPDYGLLDAKLFLQRSIEQWHVHAAYDFNIIDRSNGLVIGSVAVNQVSQLNQMANLGYWVREGYTGRGIAALAARAAAVFAFSKTGLTRLEIVAQAGNLRSQRVAEKAGATLECLARNRLVFHGEPRDAKVFSLVPTDLGLPVPVRT
- a CDS encoding NAD(P)H-dependent glycerol-3-phosphate dehydrogenase; the encoded protein is MKITILGAGAWGTALAIPLARKHQVVLWGRNAQAMQAASQQRENSLYLPGFPLPPELTVSSDFDAAVRHVCDDPDDALLIAASSVSGLRELAGQLRARAIPNLVWLCKGLEEGTRLLPHQVVQEVLGSELAAGVLSGPSFAQEVARGLPCALTIAGADAALCERVVAAVHGNNIRIYSSDDLVGVEIGGAVKNILAIATGVADGLQLGLNARAALITRGLAEITRLGVALGGRAETFMGLSGVGDLILTCTGDLSRNRRVGLGLAQNKKLTDIVAELGHVAEGVRCAQAVRELAREKGIEMPITDAVAAALFDGVSVQEMVARLLARDPREESL
- a CDS encoding SH3 domain-containing protein, whose product is MKRLPLILCATLLGAFMAKDALALDFKSVGASPAIMYDAPSEKGRRVYVAPRGMPVEVVLTYGEWSKVRDAAGTLSWISSKALTPKRMLVVSVANARIFSAADEGSPVVFTADKSVLLEMLESPSNGWVKVRHRDGQSGFVKAGEVWGD
- the secB gene encoding protein-export chaperone SecB, which codes for MSEQNQEAQQQPVFQIQRVYLKDLSLEQPNSPAIFLEQEAPSIEVSVDVGAEALAEGVFESTVTITVTAKVKDKVAFLVEGKQAGIFEIRNVPAEQLDPLLGIGCPNIIYPYLRANIADAITRAGFPPVHLAEINFEVFYQQRLQALAEQQGATLVNNGSTAVN
- the grxC gene encoding glutaredoxin 3, whose product is MSAPVTMYCTAVCPYCMMAERLLASKGITQIEKIRVDLEPQQRELMMQKTGRRTVPQIYVGDTHVGGFDDLSALDRAGKLDPLLQA
- a CDS encoding rhodanese-like domain-containing protein, producing MKFIIDNIFLIALALVSGGALLVPYLQQRGNKLSLLQATQMLNQGKVLVLDVRDTEQFAAGHLRDARNIPLKELPQRIGELDKLKARPVIVVCQTGTQANRAEASLKKAGFTEVYGLNGGIAAWQGQGLPLTTKEAK
- the gpmA gene encoding 2,3-diphosphoglycerate-dependent phosphoglycerate mutase; translation: MYKIVFMRHGESTWNLANRFTGWVDVDLTEKGVAEARQAGKLLKEAGFSFDLAYTSVLKRAIRTLWTTLDEMDQMYIPIKNDWRLNERHYGALQGLNKAETAAQYGDEQVLVWRRSYDTPPNPLTPGEERDSFGDARYAGLSREQVPLTECLKDTVARVLPAWNDSIAPAIRAGKQIIISAHGNSLRALIKYLDGISDNDIVGLNIPNGQPLVYELDADLKPIKSYYLGDQSAIEAALKAVANQGKSK
- a CDS encoding peptidoglycan DD-metalloendopeptidase family protein, producing MLLCAALQAQPITERTRQKQAAEKEQADLQQRLSALKRDIDQTETAKDNAADALAASEQAISKANRSLRDLAQEQQDTEARLAQLVKQLNELTALVNAQQAQLSKLLREQYVAGNEDRIKLLLSGDNPNRINRELQYMGYVSQAQAKLIETLRANQQAIRANKADTQNAKFELEEIAQEELEQKKVLEREKGRRQTLLAQLSTKLNAQRQEVGRLEQDQQRLSSLVDKLAQIIEQQKKAEAEAREKRRQEQLAKARAEREKRLAEQRARAEKHAAEAAKAAREGKPAPRMPDPADAIDDDEPPQSASLGRNDTLPEPQSDNFGKPFASLRGQLHLPVRGDLSSKFGSRRGDGPTSRGLFIRAPEGAEVRAVAAGRVVFADWLRGFGNLIIVDHGNQYMTIYGNNQAVLKRAGDLVKAGETIATAGNSGGNEQSGLYFEMRYQGRAFDPQGWVTSR
- a CDS encoding S41 family peptidase codes for the protein MGSKLKNISLIGLGMVAGATAMIQFDAIAQKNATASLPLEELRQMADVFGLIKSDYVEQVDDKKLLTEAISGMVASLDPHSAYLDKKAYKELREGTMGKFVGLGIEVGMEDGYVKVISPIEDSPAFRAGIKAGDLITRLDSTPVKGLTLDEAVKKMRGEPNTKITLTIARKEEDKPIILTITRQEIRVQSVKAKVVEPGYAWLRVTQFQEPTVDDMSKKLAAIYAQEPNLKGIVLDLRNDPGGVLPGAIGVAAAFLPKDSVVVSTNGQLPSSKQTFYAKREYYASNPLSDPLSRLPDAIKKVPMVVLINSGSASASEIVAGALQDYKRATIMGTQSFGKGSVQSVIALPPEKNTAVKLTTARYYTPKGRSIQARGIVPDIMVDEYPDGDGLNGLRLREADLSKHLTNDTDKSAEVKAQSMDEQSEERLIAAEKKRKPLDFGSKDDFQLMQALNQLKGLPVKVSNAKPEVRNEEGKNDTPVKDDRKDNKAPAEKIDTTK